The following proteins are encoded in a genomic region of Ostrea edulis chromosome 7, xbOstEdul1.1, whole genome shotgun sequence:
- the LOC130048744 gene encoding uncharacterized protein LOC130048744 — protein sequence MNNFKFEENGIRVWKHYKIGPGKFIPCCTEETVVPPSLEVLEKARDTVDFHVLVQSSVQSINQQTDGIFTCSNDGCMSSFNSHQELHNHAILDECNVQSEKIKKSVVLKTQYIKKLSETQVTSKEVTLSGNCSEIESRQTLSQGWGIKLERKNRRFTENQKSFLIERFNIGVKKTLRTCHC from the exons ATGAATAATTTCAAGTTTGAAGAAAATGGTATCAGAGTTTggaaacattacaaaattgGACCAG gCAAATTCATTCCTTGTTGTACAGAAGAAACAGTTGTGCCACCCTCACTTGAAGTGTTGGAAAAAGCAAGAGATACTGTAGACTTCCATGTACTTGTCCAATCATCTGTGCAATCCATAAATCAACAGACTGATGGAATATTTACTTGTTCGAATGATGGCTGCATGTCTTCCTTCAATTCTCACCAAGAACTGCATAATCATGCCATTTTGGATGAGTGCAATGTGCAATCAGAGAAGATTAAGAAAtcagttgttttaaaaacacagTATATCAAAAAATTGTCTGAGACACAGGTTACATCCAAAGAAGTTACATTATCTGGTAATTGCTCGGAAATAGAAAGTAGACAAACTCTCTCTCAAGGATGGGGCATTAAACTGGAAAGGAAAAACAGGAGATTCACTGAAAACCAAAAGAGTTTTTTGATTGAGAGGTTTAACATTGGAGTAAAGAAGACCCTGAGAACGTGTCATTGTTAA